In Candidatus Cloacimonas sp., the genomic stretch AACGATATTTGGCACATCCGGCAGTTAGAATAACAGCATCTTTCGGAAGTTTTTCCGCCACTTCGGTAAAATAATTACGGCTGGGCATTCTTCCATCGCATCCAGCCATAACCACAAAGCGTTTTATGGCTCCACTTTTAACCGCTTCAATAATTTTATCTGCCAGTCCCAAAACTGTGTCGTGGGCAAAACCACCTATAATTTCACCGGTTTCAATTTCTTTCGGGGGTTGGCATTTAAGAGCTCGTTCAATTATAGGCGTAAAATCTTTTGCTTTGCCATTTTCTCTTTCGGGGATGTGAACGGCATTTGGATAATTTACCATACCAGTTGTAAACAATCTATCCAGATAAGTATTTTCTTTGCGTAAAGGCACCAGGCAGTTAGTAGTCATTAAAATGGCTCCGTTGAAGCTTTCAAAATCCTCCAATTGATGCCACCAAGAACTTCCATAGTTACCAATAAAATGTTTGTATTGCTTAAATGCAGGATAATAATGAGCTGGAAGCATTTCTCCGTGAGTGTAAACATCCACACCCTTTCCTTCAGTTTGTTTCAACAATTCTTCCAGGTCTTTCAGATCGTGACCGCTAACCAAAATGCCAGGTTTATTATTTACGCCCAGCTTAACTTTGGTGGGTTCAGGGCTACCGTATGTCTTTGTATTTGCTTCATCCAGTTTAGCCATTATTTTAACGGCATTTTCGCCTGTCTTCAAAACTAATTGGATTAGTTGATCAACGCTTAAAGTATCATCCAAAGTTGCGGCCAGAGCTTCCATTACAAACTTATTCACTTCCTCATCTTGATAACCCAAAACAGCAGAATGTTCACCATAAGCACAAATTCCTTTCAGTCCGTAAATAATTGTTTCCCGCAAAGAACGGATATCCTCATTCTCAGTTTTCAGCACGCCCACTTTTTTGGCAAATTCATCATATTCTTCTCTTTTTAGCTGAAAGGTTACCGCTTCTGGACAGGTCTCACATTTTCCGCCCATCAAATCACATAGTTCTTTTTTGCGTTTATCGCGCAAGGCCAATGTCTGTTCAATAGTGTCTCGAACCTTATCTTCATCCCAATTTGTGTTAGTTATGGTCTTAAAAAGGGCACCCATCACAAAAATAGAATCTTCAGGATAATATCTACCTTTTTCTTGAAGGTGAACTGAAGCATAAGCAAGACCCTTTAATCCAAATATTAAGAGATCAAATAAATTGGCAAGGGTTTCACTTTTCCCACAAACCCCGCGAACAGTGCAACCAAGATTGCGTGCGGTTTCTTGACATTGATAACAAAACATACTCATTTCATTTTCTCCTTTTTTATGGTTTTGGCATTTTTATTACAAGTAATCTTAAAACACTATTCCCTTCGTTAATAACGCCGTGAGGAATATTTTTCGGACTTTCAATTAAAGTATCCTTTGGAAAATTTTGTTTTTCTTCTCCCAT encodes the following:
- the hcp gene encoding hydroxylamine reductase; its protein translation is MFCYQCQETARNLGCTVRGVCGKSETLANLFDLLIFGLKGLAYASVHLQEKGRYYPEDSIFVMGALFKTITNTNWDEDKVRDTIEQTLALRDKRKKELCDLMGGKCETCPEAVTFQLKREEYDEFAKKVGVLKTENEDIRSLRETIIYGLKGICAYGEHSAVLGYQDEEVNKFVMEALAATLDDTLSVDQLIQLVLKTGENAVKIMAKLDEANTKTYGSPEPTKVKLGVNNKPGILVSGHDLKDLEELLKQTEGKGVDVYTHGEMLPAHYYPAFKQYKHFIGNYGSSWWHQLEDFESFNGAILMTTNCLVPLRKENTYLDRLFTTGMVNYPNAVHIPERENGKAKDFTPIIERALKCQPPKEIETGEIIGGFAHDTVLGLADKIIEAVKSGAIKRFVVMAGCDGRMPSRNYFTEVAEKLPKDAVILTAGCAKYRYIKLPLGDINGIPRVLDAGQCNDSYSLAVIALKLKEAFGLDDVNKLPISFDIAWYEQKAVAVLLALLYLGFKNIRLGPTLPGFLSPNVAKVIIETFNLQPITDAESD